Part of the Gadus macrocephalus chromosome 22, ASM3116895v1 genome, CTTTACAACTAATTGAAGGATTAATTCAGACAGAAgaatctcactcacacacatgataGTCCGATACCGGCCACTAGAGGCTGCTCACGGGACAAGTTATCATGCAGTTTAACGGGTTCCAGTTTAACTTTCCTAATTCCCCAAGAAAGCCAAAGCAACAGACGCCACACAAGAAGCAGTGGACAAAACAAACCAATGGTTTTATTGCCATTTTGTGCATGAACTTTGACAAGGCAGGTTACACGAGTATGGTTTCACATGTGGGATAAACACTGTGTTCCAGTGGTGCGCTCCAGTCACTGGCGCGTATCTGTATTGATTGACGGCTTGATAGCCGCATTACAGAGCGCTAGTCCCGCCCACACTCGCTGCTCAAAGGAAACGGGAGACGTGATGATGTGTCAAACAGAAAGCAttcgggaggaggagaacaacaacaacaccttcTATTATTGCACACATCTAGTTTACCAGCGCCAGGGTATGGTGGACACTGCATAAGCTATATTTCTGGACAAGGTGCTGAAATGTAGTCAGAAGACCACAATGTTGCTTAATCCTGTTTTCTTAAAGCCACATATGTACCAAATAAGGATGCAGGAATTCCACGAGCACACATTAtatatcaaaataaatgtttttttttttttattatgtttctcTTCACTTGTCTTGATAAATAATAGTGTGGATCATTTACATTTGGAAAAGTGACGTTTGTTTTAACGTGAATGCATTGTGTAACCTATAGAGGGCGCCGTCTCGCACAGGATAACTAGAATGAAAGTTGCTGAGAAGTTCTTTTCCTGTGGCGCCATTATGGTTTCTTATAAAAACACACCAATGaatgaaaagggagagagacaaggagttGTTTTTTCTGTGCATCAAAAACCCCTAGATGACGTGGTGGCGGGACAAAGCCATGACAATAGAGCCTccattttctctcctctcccgggGAATGGATTCAACAGTCCGTCAGCGCGGCTTCAAAAGCGCATGGAATGCATTCAATGGAATAGCAGAGCACTGCATTACCGCAACAGTTGGACATTCCCTGGAAACGGGGGAAACTTTGGTGCATACTTTAGTCTTGACAGATAGGGGGCGTCATCTCAAGGGGAAGGGGCTACACTCTCCAGGCCAGCCACTCACAGTACGGCCCGGTTCAGACGCTCAGAGCACGGGATGTGGCTCGGGCCCGCCGCTCGGAAGCAGGAAGCACTGAGTTCCTGTTGGTCCGCCTCTCACAGTGTACCTTGGTCAGTCCAgaaccaccccaccccctcctagTGCCCGACCCTCCTAGGGTCCAGAACACACAACTGGCCTTAAGCTTGGAATGTttacccccggggggggggggggggggggggtgggggggataagGTACCTCTCTGATTGAGCTCTGATTGCTGTCCCCAGCAGACTACTGTGTGGACATATGCTCCATGTTACCTGAGTATAGACTCCGAGGGATATACCTGAAGAGATGGGCTACGTCCAGACAGGCCACGTCCGTCTTCCTGTTCCTCTCATAGTGTTTGATGGATAGGGACCCAAACTCTGGCCTTGATTGTATAAACAGAATCCTGAATAGTACGGCTGTCTTTTCCTGCTAGGTacataacaaagaaaaacatatttttcctcttttttttcttcttaaaacaaacttttttctttctattcATAGAGATATaagaaattatatatatatttatatatgcatgtgtagaGAGCTTATTCATACTGTGAATGCCCCCCATACCCCACCCcttcctctcacccccccccccccccccccccccccagcgcagatacacacaaacacacacacacacacacacaaagacactcagATACACTCAGACCCACAAACTCACTcagacctacaaacacacacacacacacaaacacacacactccgaccgacaaacacacaaacgctaaTTGAGCTTGTGTCACTGCTTCCTCAAACTCCGCTTGTCATGTGTACGCGGTGCCCCCCCCTGCCGCAGGGTGCCCTCCCTCACGGGGGTCGTCATGGCAACACATCATGCAGTGGGGCGGGAAGAttgatttggggggggggggggaaatcaacAGCACatcaataacaataattaaGAATTAGCAAAGATGTGAAGCGCTGCCTAGCAGAGCGAGGGGGGGtatctctggtgtgtgtgtgtctgtgtctgtgtctgtgtctgtgtgtgtgtgtgtgtgcgtccgtgtgtgcgtctgtgtgtgtgtgttgtggtcgtGGGGGGCTAGCGCATGGGTAACGGGGGGGGCAGAGGCCAGCCTCTGCTCGGGCCCCTTAACTGACCGcctggggggggtctgtctgggggggcggggcctcggtGTCGGGCGGCGTCCCGGCGGGGTGCCCCGCGGTCGGCCCCTCTggctccccctggtggcggGGGGGGTCCCCGCCCTCGGCGAGGGGCTGGAAAGCGGGCACGAGGCTCAGGGCCCCGGGGTGCAGCGGGCCCTGGAGCCGCACGGGGCAGAAGGCCGAGCCCGTGGAGATGAAGTTCACCTTGTTCTTGTCGGGGCAGGAGAAGAGCGGGGCGGACGGGGCCGGCCTGGAGCTGCTGGGaccggcagggggggggggggggggggggaacacggtCTCAGAGCCACTCTTTACATCACACTCTGAACACAGGAACCCATGATGCTATCATGCTATTAGATATGATGCTACTAGATTAGCAATCTAATGCATGTTAGCAATCTTATTTCACTCATTGAGTTTAACGGCGGCGGCTAGCCAACCCCTTGGGCTTTTACACGCCTCCGCAAAGACCAAGAATGCGCTCGACCTAGAGCTACATGAGCCGACGCTATGTATTACAAACGAGGCCATAATTCACTCGGGGAGACGTCAGACCAGAGACTCAGGGGCGGCGGTTCAGAGACGGAGCAGGGGGACCAGAACCCATACCTGGTCTCCTCGAAGGCTTTGATCTTCTCACAGCCCTCGGGCGGCTCCCGCTTGAACATGTAGCTGTTGTTGGGTTTGGGCGAGGAGGCGAACTTGGGCAGCGGGGAGCTGCTCCCGCTGTCGGCACCTGGAAGGAGACATGCAGTGTTCGAATTACGGGGGGTACCGGGGGGGTCTGACGGTCCCGATTGAGACTTGATACCCCCCAAATGGCATTAAAATGAAACTTTGGGGGGTACCgagaataatatatttattcttCAAATTGCGTGTTTAAAAGTGTCTTCTTATTTCTTAAATGCGTTCGATGTTTACTATGAGTAATATACTGACATTAAAATTCAAACACCCCTCATTTTCCCCTCAACTCCTCTGGTCCATCATCACGTTAGCAACTGGCCGCCCTACCAATGTGTCTTTGGCGTACAGTTTCTGAAGTGGTGCAACCTGTATGTCTATGGGTGCAACTACCTGATAGCTGTATCATATCTATAACGTAAAGCCTAATCTTTCATGCTTAACGTTACCAACCTAGCGGAATTCAACTCATAAACCTAGTCAGAAACTATTTTTGGATAGCTAGCTAACTACACTTGTCTAAGATGCTATTAAAGACAGTGCTCTGTTTCTACCTTGATTGTCATAACGTTATTCAGCTATTAGGCTACTTAACTTGCGCTTACAGTTCTGCATGTTGATTCTTGTGCAAAATAGTATTTATTGTTACACTAGGCTATATTACTTGTAGCATCTCCTTTgtacgtcgctttggacaaaagcgtctgctaaatgacttaatgtaaaaaaaacaccacaataGGGATAGCACTACCGTATATTTATAACCTAGTTTCCTATGTACAGAGccgcttaaaaaaaacaaaaaaacatgtgacGTCATCACCATCCGTTTCAAAATGCTGACCCCCCCGAAGCTGGAGTGATAATTCGAACACTGGAGACATGGGATCAGAGTGGCGTCACAAGGAGGCCCAGTGCAGGACCACCAGCTGGGTCATCGCCTGGCTCCTGGGGTCCCGACCAGAGGAGCACTCAATATCCCACCACTTGCTGGAGGTTCCTGGTTCAAGCTGTGCATGCACGTGTCGTAGGTTCAGGAGGCTGGACGCCCCGACCGAGCCCTGAAGTCTGCCGCTCAGCATCCATGCTGAGCGGCAGACTTCTAATAGCATTTCTTCTAAACCCAACCCACCCAACACAAGGTTCAAACACAACGAGAAGCGTGTTCTGGTTGTCAACCTGATTGATTGAAATGATTTAAATCCACCAGGAGGTTGTAATGTTTGAGTCTGATGTTAAGGAAGTGTCTCAATGAAAGTGTCCCACGCCTACCTGACGTCATGCAGGCCACACCTACCTACTGTCCTACAGGCCAAGCCTACCGAACGTCCTTCAGGCCACACCCACCTAACACCCTACAGGCCACGCCTACCCAACGCCCTACAGGCCACTCCCACCTAACGTCCTACAGGCCACTCCTACCCAACACCCTACAGGCCACTCCTACCTAGCGTTCTACAGGCCACGCCTACCCAAATCCtacaggccccgcccacctacGGTCCGGCCCGTGGCCTACAGGCCTCTCCGGCTGCCGGCAGCAGGGGGCCAGGTGCTGTAGCCCAGGTAAAGCCTGTTACCCCTCCCATACATCTGTGCACGCCTCGTCCAATATGATCTGGCTCCATGGGCTGCATGTATGAGCCCGCTCACATCTCGAGGTACGACTACATATGCAGACGGGATGGAACAGCGGGCCAACGAGTCTGGACTGCACCTCAGACACCGTCCTGTGCGgacccccagacagacagacagacaccactaCAGGCATCCGCTAGCTAGCAGTGGGTACGAGGTAGGGACAGTGGCGGGGGAAGGCCCtaagaggaggacgtggagccAGCTCTGGGTACGACCCTGGGGCAGCGGACCCCTCGGTCGTCCACCTGGAGTCCAACgatttaacctttgacctccagGTGGACGCTGACCTCTCGAAGCTCGTCCAATCAGGTGGGGTTTGACGCTCATAAACCAGCCAGCAACCAACCGGCTCCCTTTCTGTTCTAGACTTGAACTCACGTTTCCACGGTGACGGGAGGTCACGCTGTTACggtggtacccccccccccccccccccccagggcgggGCCTACCTTTGTCGCGGTCGTACAGCATCTCGTCGGTGGAGTAGGGGCTGCCGGCATGGGACCCCGGGGGGCCAGCGGTGGCGGGCGAGGGGCAGGGCGACAGGCTGGAGCAGCTGCTGGAGCGGCCGGGCCCCGAGGAGGGGGTCTGAGTGTCCACGCTGcgggtgctgctgctgcgctgctggggggggcagggggcccgCCGGCCGTCAGGGACCTCCAGggcctgggaggggggagggggcaatgTGAGGACCACGCCATGCATGGTGCCCGGATCGATGCGCACAGGGTGATGGAAGTAGATGTATATATCTAAAATCATCATCATTAGCTTCATTCAACCTGAAACATCAACGCAGCACGGTGTTTAAAATGGATAACTGAAGTtatgaaaaaataaagtttgattACAATCTAATGAGACTTTGCAAAGTctccgtccttcggaggagacgtaaaaccgaggtcctgactcactgaggtcataaaagatcccagggcacttatcacaaagagtaggggtttccccggtgtcctgttccaaccaggctcattcaatctggccccctaatcatcctcctgtataattggctgactcattaattccctcactctccactccaagctggtgtgtggtgagcgttctggcacagattggctgccgtgcatcacccaagtgggtgctacacactggtggtggttagtgaggttcccccttcactgtaaagagtctttgagtgtctagaaaagcgctatataaattcaatccattattattacattattaatGCCCAATCAACATGGTAAACCAAACTCAAATGCTTTGCCACTCGTATCACATGGTGTCCCTGCAGTTAAACAACCCTACAAAACGGTCATTAAAGATCCTGCTCCATGTCGGTTTCCTTTGCACTACTCACACACGTCTGTGTGAATAAGAATTCCTTGAGCATATCAATACATCAGAAGAGTAGCGGGTCTTAATTCTCCCTTAACATGAAAAGTGATTTCCCAATAGTCGCCGTTTCACTACCAGGGTGCACCACAGCAAATATGAAACATTATCCGTTCTTCGTTGGTAGCGCGTTAATATTTGTATGCAGATATAAGCTAACTGAACAAAGCGTGCACATTCTAAAGGTACATTGCTCAACTATTTACTGTTTCTAGTCACTGAGCAGACTCTAATGACAGCCAGCCGCAGGGAGGTTCTATGCATCATTGCGGCTACGctatcccgccccccccccccctggacgaTGGGCTACGATTGGCTGAGCCTTGAGGGGCACGACTTCCTTCTTAAGGAAGGCCTCGTGACGCCAGAGTGCGAGGGCTTTTCCCCCGGGCGGCGCTGACCTTGAGCTCGTCCTTGTCGCCGTGGTCCCTGATGAAGACCTTCTCCAGCTCGTGGTTGATGCCCTCCATGCTGCTGGGGACCCGTGAGATGGACGGCTTGGGCACCGAGATGCTGGCCAGCGGCAGGGCGGCCGGCTTAGACATGGAGCCCTGCTGCTGGGGCCGAGGGCACGGAGAGGGGAGGATCACAGCGGGGGGGGTGAGACACATAGGATTCACTGTCATCATTCTTGAGCCCCTGGGAGTGTCaggtgtgcgtggtgtgtgtgtgtgtgtgtgtgtgtgtgtgtctgtgtgtctgtgtgtctgtgcgtgcattcatgcgtgtgtgcgtctgttgtgtgtgtctgtgtctgttgtgtgtctgtgtctgtgtctgttgtgtgtgtctgttgtgtgtgtgtgtgtgtctgtgtgtgtgttgtgtgtgtgtgtgtgtacctgcagcTGGCTGAGGGCCGTGAGGGGGCTGAGGGTGGTGGCGGGGCCGTAGGCGATGCAcggaggcgggggggagaggcagTCCTTGTCCCTGCCGCTGtgcggggggaggtgggggagggggtggtggcgcCCGCTCTGCTTGCTTCGATGCAGCTGCTGCCTTAGCTTGGCTATctgctgggggagaggggggggggagagagggagaggcagagggagaggggagacacgGTGATTACAGCCAAGCCATCTCCCTCACTTTTAGGTGAGGTGGAGACGAGGGTTTACGGTTCAGATCTGAACGGAGGCCTGACTGAACTTTCCTGCAGGACCTTTGTCATGCGGTGAGGCTAATAGAACAACACGTGTTATACGCAGAGGCCGCCACTGGAGGTCCCCATCGGTACGGGAGGGGACTGAACCCGGGAGCTGGGCGATGGGGCAGAGCGGACGCTGTGGAGGGTAGCGCTGAACGTAGCACACATCCATGGGTTGAATTCCAGAACGAGCACAGAGTCCAGTAGACCAACAGCCAGCTAATGGTGTCATGACGACTACAACGGCTCTAATTGATCCATGAGAGAGGGTGGGACATGATGCTCCTGTGTGGGTCAGGTGCTGCAGACCCAGTCAGAGCTCTTGGTAGGAGGGGGGCGCCCGCTGGTTCATTTAGGAACCACAAGCAGTGGTTGGACTCTGAGGACCATCGGTCTGCTCAAATCTGTACACTCCGGCCCGGAACTTGTCTGCACATGCCTGGGACATGTCCACACATGTTCctacacgcgcgcgcgcgcacacacacacacacacacacgcacgtaacaCAGAGGGCCGTCTGAAAGGGGCCGACACGcgatcccctcctctctctggccGGGCCGCTGCTTAAGACACCGTGGAGCGGGTAGGTCTGGTTTCCTCTCCTCACACATCACAGGTGAACCAGGGCCTCTGGTCAGGTTTCTTCCCgtggggcccccgggggggccACTGGGCCGGGGCAGCGGGGGGCGTGGGAGCTGCCTGGGCTGGGGAGGAGCAGAAAGGACCCCCGTCCCGCCGGCggcgggagcagcagcagcactcgaCCACGGATTGGatttctctgtttgtttgtttgcactaTCGTTGGCCAAATGACGCAGAAATGTAGAACGCTGTCTTTGAATTCACAGCAATTCTCTGGTCAGGGTTAGTTTGTTGTTTCCCACAGGAATGCAATTGTGCCAGTTTAACACGTTAAAATAAttggtgtttttgtttttataagcGCCTGGCTTTTCTGTTTAGTCCAAAATCATTCTGTATTTGATTTATTGCCCTACAGTGAATATTCCCTGTATTTGAAAATTTGTGGAAAGCACTGACATGTCAAAATGTATCTGTGGTTTATCATCTGTATGAAGACCACAGCCCCAGAAGGTTGCTAAATGACTACATCCCTAGATTCAACACTGACGGAGCTAGTTATGCTGCTTTCATTATCTAGATGTGAATCCATGTTATAGAGGATAAATGCAGAGCAGTCATACGTTCTGCAGAAATGCATGGCAGTGGATAGATATGCTCAGTGTCTAAGAGGGGGAAACGCTAGCCAGCCAAACACTACAGTTAATGGAAAGGAGACAAAGTGTTGTGGTTCATCATTAAAGGTTTCCCAGGGATTTACTAGTCTGGTGAGGCAGGCAAGTCGGCCATCCTTATTTggtcacaataacacacacacatcacattttGGTGGTCTGTTCCACAGCTGTTTGGTGGAATGCAGATGGACGCAGGGAATGGCAGGAAATAGAATCCACCTCAACACGCTGGTGTCAGTCCCATAGTAGCGTAGTGACGTCACGTGGTTGCTTTGATGCGGATGGATTACCCTCCAGCAGAGTCCCACACATAGAGGAAGACCGCAGCCATTAACTCCCTTCTTACTCCACATCAGGGTTACACACTGAGTGCCCGTCTCCAGTGACAACGGTTGACGTGGTGTAAAGACGCGACGCTGGATCAGGCGTCCTGTTCAGACGCTTGGAGACCCAAATGGAAGAGTTCTACGTTCACGCTGTGCATGAGTGGATCAAATGAAATACGATGCTAATAATGGAGAAGAAGGGGCGTCTCAACCCGTTAGCTGTAGTCCTGTGACATGTGGCCGACTGCAGGGGTCATGTGACCCTGCTTCTGAGGAGTTCTCCTATTTCGGCCGGTCCGTTCCTCAGCTGCCAATCACAATGCAGGGAACACATTGTTCAGGCACTCCCAGGGAGAAGCTTGTTTAaattgtgaattgagaacacaACGATAACAAGGTGAACTGGGGTGGAACACCATATTGCTCAACCATGCGTTCAAACCAACCGGTGTAGATCCACCAGTAACCATCCCTCAGAGCTACAGGGACAAACAtcatatgccccccccccccccccccccccccccccatagattGCGTCCGGCGTAATCTATGGAGAGGATGTTGGTCGTTAGCAGAGGAGATAGGCTTATCTACTACCTCCCCTCTTTCAACAGACAGCTGGGTGGAGCCCTGCCTGTCTGGCCgcacgtctgtccgtctgtctgacagCGAGCAGCATCAGGCCAGAAGACACGTCCTCCAACAGGAGCTGCTCCTGGTCCCCGTGGCCAGGCCGCTGAGATGCAGGAGATAGGCTGTTCCACGGCTATGGGACGCACACGGAACTAAGGGATCTGAGAAAGCGGAAACATTTTCCGTTTTGGCTGGAATGTGGAACAACTCCCGCCAGCTGTCACACTATTCCTCATAAAGCAGTCGAAAGAGCTTTTAATGACCTTAGTTTGATTGCAGGTTCAATGACAGCTCGCGTGCCTTGGtttcctgcctgcctgtctgtgcgtgtgcctgtctgactgcctgcctgactgcctgcctgctgtgtgcatgcgtgcgtgcatactTTACGTGATTTCCGCGCGCGTGTACGTGGCGCTGCGTTTGTGCCTACGCTGCGTGCACATGTACGTTGCGACGCACGTGTGCGTttcgtgcgcgcgcgtgcgtcgGGTGCGTGTGCATCGTTGCGTGACGGCGGGCCCGCCCCCGTACCTCTTTGAGCTGGTCAGTGCTGCCCCAGGAGGCGGATCGCTGGTGtgtgcttcctcttcctcctccacctcctcaatcCAACACACGGGGGTCTGAACACAAGAGCACAGGGACACACGGCTATGGAATCAAACCGGATGGAGGAATCATGCGGTAGTTTGACGTTCTGTCGTGGCTGAAGGCATGACCCCCTGTGTGGATAGGGGGGGTCATGCCTGTCACACACCGCTGGTTGTTGTGACAGAGGGTCATGAATGACACTGCATCCCTTTCGCCTCTCCTGTTAGCTAACAGAtgagtgcacatgcacacactcccaGTTTGTAGCCTGACAGAGGGAGGAAATTGAATTCCAGCATTGCTCATTCTTAATGGCTCTTGACTCAAAGGGACGtttgtttattcattttcttcCCAGCAAGTCAGTTACtagctagctctctctctctctctctctctctctctctctctctctctctctctctctctctctctctctctctctctctctctcctctctctctctctctctctctctctctctctctctctctctctctctctctctctctctctctctctctctctctctctctctggtggcttCGGGGTTATTCCAACACACACTTGTTTTAGCGGCTCCCAGCGGACGAGCACTGGAGGCCTCCGGGGGCCTAAGAGCCACACTAAATCTGGAGGCAAAGCTGTGGAAAGGCTCAGCACTGGAAAATACCCGGGTGGAAAAGAGGCCAAAGCCCCGTCATGTTTCACTCTGTGGGCCAATATGCAAAGCGGGCAGAGAGGGAAAGGTGTGAACAGACGGAGGATTGACCCTCTTCCTGCTGGGCTGACAGGCCTGACCAATAGGGGAGCCCTGACAGGCCTGACCAATAGGGGAGCCCTGACAGGCCTGACCAATAGAGGAGCCCTGACAGGCCTGACCAATAGGGGAGCCCTGACGTCTGAAGGGGCGGGGCCTTTTCACGACCAGGACCATTTAAAATATAGATCtcattattaatattgtaaATGTGCCACTCACACACGTCGGACAGAAACAGCATCTAACATCCAGGACTCCAAATGCTTTTGAAACAACACATCATTATTActtttatagtgtgtgtgtgtgtgtgtgtgtgtgtgtgtgtgtgtgtgtgtgtgtgtgtgtgtgtgtgtgtgtgtgtgtgtgtgtgtgtgtgtgtggagatgcaGACAGTTCCATGCGGCAGCACGCTCCTCACTGGACTCCTCTGTGGAGGAGGATCCATGCTCT contains:
- the glcci1a gene encoding LOW QUALITY PROTEIN: glucocorticoid induced 1a (The sequence of the model RefSeq protein was modified relative to this genomic sequence to represent the inferred CDS: deleted 2 bases in 1 codon); the protein is MSASASSSAGPPRGKAGGDAAPPTPSAGSGSAAHRPLQPLRATVPFQLLHGNQQSPTRSPSSFSSSSSSSAVGNNSGSATCSSPASPTPLLLASPGGSGSEGRLVARQRLSPPDRSSPEPVSKAERPKAQQVRSVGAIRRTSSLGTITGPYLTGQWPRDPHLHHPSCMKDKSTQTPVCWIEEVEEEESTHQRSASWGSTDQLKEIAKLRQQLHRSKQSGRHHPLPHLPPHSGRDKDCLSPPPPCIAYGPATTLSPLTALSQLQQGSMSKPAALPLASISVPKPSISRVPSSMEGINHELEKVFIRDHGDKDELKALEVPDGRRAPCPPQQRSSSTRSVDTQTPSSGPGRSSSCSSLSPCPSPATAGPPGSHAGSPYSTDEMLYDRDKGADSGSSSPLPKFASSPKPNNSYMFKREPPEGCEKIKAFEETSSSRPAPSAPLFSCPDKNKVNFISTGSAFCPVRLQGPLHPGALSLVPAFQPLAEGGDPPRHQGEPEGPTAGHPAGTPPDTEAPPPQTDPPQAVS